One window of Geotoga petraea genomic DNA carries:
- the glgD gene encoding glucose-1-phosphate adenylyltransferase subunit GlgD, which produces MKVLGLILSGSSHDNLDKLTIKRTSSAVPVFGKYRAIDFTLSNMVNSGISKVGILTQYNPRSLMDHVGSGKEWNLDRKRGGIFILQPFMTDKNMNMYYKGTADAIYQNMTLLKRSDEDFVLIGSGDYIYNIDFREVYKNHIRNGADITLLTKSSEGYNLKDYGQIEVDENNRVKNIYEKQSDKITDKIFLGIYFINKSLLMELLYSHVPNGSNNLLLDIIIPNLNSLRVFSYEHKGYWRNIKKSVKEYYDTNQDILKKDIRNELFYTRKIYTKLKDAAPPKINITAKVKNSFIADGSIINGTVKNSILSRGVIVRAGAVVENCIILQDSIIEEGSQIKNMIIDKNVVIREGKNIQGSNKNLITVEKGTVL; this is translated from the coding sequence ATGAAAGTTCTGGGACTAATATTATCGGGATCGAGTCATGATAACTTAGATAAGCTAACAATAAAGAGAACTAGTTCTGCTGTGCCTGTTTTTGGTAAATACCGAGCTATTGACTTTACACTGAGTAATATGGTTAATAGTGGAATTAGTAAAGTTGGCATTTTAACCCAATATAATCCAAGGTCTTTGATGGACCATGTTGGAAGTGGGAAAGAATGGAATTTAGATAGAAAACGTGGAGGAATTTTTATTCTTCAACCTTTTATGACAGATAAAAACATGAATATGTATTATAAAGGAACAGCAGATGCAATATATCAAAACATGACTTTATTAAAAAGATCTGATGAAGATTTTGTTTTAATAGGTAGTGGAGACTACATTTACAATATTGATTTTAGAGAAGTTTATAAAAATCATATTCGAAATGGTGCTGACATAACTTTATTAACTAAAAGCTCAGAAGGTTATAATCTTAAAGACTACGGCCAAATTGAAGTTGATGAAAATAATAGAGTGAAAAACATATATGAAAAACAGTCTGATAAAATAACCGATAAAATATTTTTGGGTATTTATTTTATAAATAAGTCTTTATTAATGGAGCTTTTGTATTCACATGTGCCTAATGGGTCAAACAACCTATTACTTGATATTATAATACCAAATTTGAATTCATTAAGAGTTTTTAGCTATGAGCATAAAGGTTATTGGAGAAATATAAAAAAATCAGTCAAAGAATATTATGATACAAATCAAGATATATTGAAAAAAGATATTAGAAATGAGCTTTTTTACACCAGAAAAATATATACAAAATTGAAAGATGCCGCTCCACCAAAGATCAATATTACTGCTAAAGTAAAAAACTCATTTATTGCAGATGGAAGTATAATAAATGGTACAGTTAAAAATTCTATATTGTCAAGAGGTGTTATTGTTAGAGCAGGTGCCGTTGTGGAGAACTGTATTATATTGCAAGATTCTATAATTGAAGAAGGGTCACAAATAAAAAATATGATTATAGATAAAAACGTTGTAATTAGGGAAGGAAAAAATATTCAAGGAAGTAATAAAAATTTGATTACTGTCGAGAAAGGTACAGTGCTATAA
- a CDS encoding class I SAM-dependent rRNA methyltransferase, with product MIIVRLNKNKEKKIINLYPRVFKDEIFEIQGEKIEGEICNVFSNEYQFLGKGFYSEGNIAVKMLSTKDVEINEEFFKEKIFLANKKRSNLKNSYRLFHAEADGIPGLIIDKYLDYIIIQIRNKGLENYKNYIIEALKDIINPKSIYERSDFESKVEDKIERNVGHLYGEEIPEEIEIEEHGIKYIVNPKKGQKTGFFFDQRDSRKFVRELVKKDSLALDGHTFTGGFAMNMSKAGANKIIAIDKDEDSLQIAKKNACLNNIDNIEYVNSTYENYMKEYEGEKFDIMVLDPPSLIKKKHERKKGVDIFKNIVELAKPHLKDEGIIGLCSCAYHADTDLLIEATRKAYFGEQKLIQFIGVTFQSNDHPWIIQIPESLYLKCLWMKIINL from the coding sequence ATGATTATAGTTAGATTAAATAAAAACAAAGAGAAAAAGATTATAAATCTATATCCAAGAGTATTCAAAGATGAAATATTTGAAATTCAAGGGGAAAAAATTGAAGGCGAGATATGTAATGTCTTTTCAAACGAGTACCAATTTTTGGGTAAAGGTTTTTATTCGGAAGGAAATATAGCAGTTAAAATGCTTTCAACCAAAGATGTTGAAATTAATGAAGAATTTTTTAAAGAAAAAATTTTTTTAGCAAACAAAAAAAGAAGTAATCTTAAGAATTCATATAGATTATTCCATGCAGAAGCAGACGGTATACCAGGATTAATAATAGACAAATATCTTGATTACATAATTATTCAAATAAGAAATAAAGGATTAGAAAATTATAAAAACTACATAATTGAAGCATTAAAAGATATAATAAACCCAAAATCAATCTATGAAAGAAGTGATTTTGAATCAAAGGTTGAGGATAAAATAGAAAGAAATGTAGGTCATTTATATGGTGAAGAAATTCCAGAAGAAATAGAAATAGAAGAACATGGAATAAAATATATAGTTAATCCCAAAAAAGGTCAAAAAACAGGTTTCTTTTTTGATCAAAGAGATTCAAGAAAATTTGTTAGAGAATTAGTAAAAAAGGATTCATTGGCTTTAGATGGGCATACTTTTACTGGAGGATTTGCAATGAATATGTCAAAAGCAGGTGCAAATAAGATTATAGCGATTGATAAAGATGAAGATTCTTTGCAAATTGCCAAAAAAAATGCGTGTCTAAACAATATAGACAATATAGAGTATGTTAATTCCACATATGAAAACTATATGAAAGAATATGAAGGCGAAAAATTTGATATAATGGTGTTAGATCCACCATCTTTAATAAAAAAGAAACATGAAAGGAAAAAAGGTGTGGATATTTTTAAAAATATCGTTGAATTAGCCAAGCCTCATTTAAAAGATGAAGGAATAATAGGACTATGCAGTTGTGCATATCACGCAGACACAGACTTGTTAATTGAAGCGACAAGAAAGGCTTATTTTGGGGAGCAAAAGCTGATTCAATTTATTGGTGTGACTTTTCAATCAAATGATCACCCATGGATAATTCAAATACCAGAATCTTTATATTTGAAATGTTTATGGATGAAAATAATAAATTTATAA